One window from the genome of Serinibacter salmoneus encodes:
- a CDS encoding UDP-N-acetylmuramoyl-tripeptide--D-alanyl-D-alanine ligase translates to MKFSMEQVAQATGGRLVGEGGAEVTAVAIDSRAVRAGDLYVALPGARVDGHAFVDAARAAGATGSLTTRDLGEQAGPHVVVEDAQTALGDLARADLLRRQAQGGTPDVVAITGSVGKTTTKDLVQDVLGALGHVYATRGSLNNEIGLPRTVLDSPQDTRVLVAEMGADAPGNLTYLTSIAPPRVAVVLAVGRAHLEGFGSIEGVQRAKAELVQALRPGGLAVLNHDDARVLAMRADAELVGAGVVTYSASGRPEAQVRAENTRVLDTGQASFDLCTPQGRASVTLALIGGHHVANALAAAAVALELGMSVQQVAEALAVAGPRSPHRMARHDLAGGVTLIDDSYNANPESMRAALRALVALARGRRSVAVLGEMRELGESSRDEHDALGRLAVRLDVDKLLVVGQGARPLYTGALLEGSFGEEAHFVTDPDQAEAWLRDTLEPGDVVLLKASNGAGLHALADRLVGGGA, encoded by the coding sequence GTGAAGTTCTCGATGGAGCAGGTGGCCCAGGCCACCGGTGGACGCCTGGTGGGCGAGGGCGGCGCGGAGGTGACGGCCGTGGCCATCGACTCGCGCGCCGTGCGTGCGGGCGACCTGTACGTGGCCCTGCCCGGTGCGCGGGTGGACGGCCATGCCTTCGTCGACGCCGCACGCGCCGCCGGTGCCACGGGATCGCTCACCACCCGCGACCTCGGCGAGCAGGCAGGTCCGCACGTGGTGGTCGAGGACGCGCAGACGGCCCTCGGGGACCTGGCCCGCGCGGACCTGCTGCGCCGGCAGGCGCAGGGTGGCACGCCGGACGTGGTGGCCATCACCGGCTCGGTCGGCAAGACCACCACCAAGGACCTGGTGCAGGACGTGCTCGGTGCGCTCGGCCACGTCTACGCCACCCGCGGCAGCCTCAACAACGAGATCGGGCTGCCCCGCACCGTGCTCGACTCCCCGCAGGACACTCGGGTCCTCGTGGCCGAGATGGGTGCCGACGCGCCAGGGAACCTCACCTACCTCACCAGCATCGCCCCACCCCGCGTGGCCGTCGTCCTCGCGGTGGGCCGGGCGCACCTGGAGGGTTTCGGCAGCATCGAGGGGGTGCAGCGCGCCAAGGCCGAACTGGTGCAGGCGCTGCGGCCCGGCGGGCTTGCCGTGCTCAACCACGACGACGCCCGGGTGCTGGCGATGCGAGCGGACGCCGAGCTGGTGGGTGCCGGCGTGGTGACCTACTCCGCCAGCGGCCGTCCGGAGGCGCAGGTGCGCGCCGAGAACACGCGCGTCCTGGACACAGGGCAGGCCTCGTTCGACCTGTGCACCCCGCAGGGGCGGGCGTCGGTCACTCTCGCGCTCATCGGCGGGCACCACGTGGCCAACGCGCTGGCGGCCGCCGCGGTGGCGCTCGAACTCGGCATGAGTGTGCAGCAGGTGGCCGAGGCGCTGGCCGTGGCCGGTCCCCGCAGCCCGCATCGTATGGCCCGGCACGACCTCGCCGGCGGCGTGACCCTGATCGACGACTCCTACAACGCCAATCCCGAGTCCATGCGGGCGGCACTGCGCGCCCTGGTCGCCCTCGCCCGCGGTCGGCGCAGCGTGGCGGTGCTCGGGGAGATGCGTGAACTGGGGGAGTCCTCGCGCGATGAGCACGATGCCTTGGGTAGGTTGGCCGTGCGGCTGGACGTCGACAAGCTCCTCGTGGTGGGGCAGGGCGCCCGTCCGCTGTACACCGGGGCCCTGCTGGAGGGCTCCTTCGGCGAGGAGGCGCACTTCGTGACCGATCCCGACCAGGCGGAGGCGTGGCTCCGTGACACCCTCGAACCGGGTGACGTGGTGCTCCTGAAGGCCTCCAACGGCGCCGGGCTGCACGCCCTGGCGGATCGGCTCGTGGGGGGTGGGGCATGA
- the mraZ gene encoding division/cell wall cluster transcriptional repressor MraZ: protein MLIGTFTPKLDDKGRLILPAKFREQMAGGLVVTRGHERCLFVFPMAEFASLHSKLADAPLTSRQARDFNRVLLSGAHDEIPDKQGRITIPPVLRQWASLGRDLAVVGTGNKLEVWDSAAWEDYLVGASEAFEDAAEEVVPGY from the coding sequence ATGCTCATCGGCACCTTCACCCCCAAGCTCGACGACAAGGGGCGGCTGATCCTTCCAGCCAAGTTCCGTGAGCAGATGGCGGGAGGGCTCGTCGTGACACGTGGGCACGAGCGCTGCCTGTTCGTCTTCCCGATGGCGGAGTTCGCCTCCTTGCACAGCAAGTTGGCCGATGCTCCGCTCACCTCCCGTCAGGCGCGTGACTTCAACCGTGTGCTGCTCTCCGGGGCGCATGACGAGATCCCGGACAAGCAGGGGCGGATCACGATCCCTCCTGTGCTGCGGCAGTGGGCGAGCCTGGGGCGCGACCTGGCTGTCGTCGGGACGGGCAACAAGCTCGAGGTCTGGGACTCCGCCGCCTGGGAGGACTACCTCGTCGGGGCCTCCGAGGCGTTCGAGGATGCGGCCGAGGAGGTGGTCCCGGGCTACTGA
- the rsmH gene encoding 16S rRNA (cytosine(1402)-N(4))-methyltransferase RsmH — MTERSAEDLHVPVLAQRCVDLLAPALGDPGAIMIDATLGMGGHTEAALSQVPGLTVIGIDRDTDALDLASRRLAPFGDRFVPVHATYDEIDEVAAEHAPGGVQGVLMDLGVSSLQLDDDERGFSYSRPALLDMRMDATTGPTAADLLAESEERELVHILRTYGEERSAHRIARAIVSARQATPITTSDQLAEIVKRSVPYAQQKSGGHPAKRTFQALRIAVNRELDILADALPRAVESLAVGGRIVVEAYHSLEDRLVKRELARGALSSAPREWPIEPPTHRPYLELLVRGAEKADDAEVARNPRSASVRLRAAERIRPTPDHMKSDPRRQS, encoded by the coding sequence ATGACTGAGCGCTCCGCCGAGGACCTCCACGTCCCCGTGCTCGCTCAGCGTTGCGTGGACCTGCTGGCTCCCGCGCTCGGCGATCCCGGCGCGATCATGATCGATGCCACCCTCGGCATGGGCGGGCACACCGAGGCAGCGCTGAGTCAGGTGCCCGGCCTCACCGTGATCGGGATCGATCGGGACACCGACGCCCTCGACCTCGCCTCGCGCCGCCTCGCGCCGTTCGGTGACCGGTTCGTGCCCGTGCATGCCACCTACGACGAGATCGACGAGGTTGCCGCCGAGCATGCCCCGGGCGGGGTGCAGGGAGTCCTGATGGACCTGGGCGTCTCCTCGCTGCAGTTGGACGACGACGAGCGCGGCTTCTCCTACTCGCGGCCTGCCCTGCTGGACATGCGGATGGACGCCACGACGGGCCCGACGGCGGCCGATCTCCTCGCCGAGTCCGAGGAACGAGAGCTGGTACACATCCTGCGCACCTACGGTGAGGAGCGCTCGGCGCACCGGATTGCTCGCGCGATCGTCTCGGCCCGCCAGGCGACGCCGATCACCACCTCCGATCAGCTCGCTGAGATCGTGAAGCGTTCAGTCCCGTACGCCCAGCAGAAGTCCGGGGGGCACCCCGCCAAGCGGACCTTCCAGGCGCTGCGGATCGCGGTCAACCGGGAGCTGGACATCCTCGCCGACGCGCTGCCGCGCGCCGTGGAGTCGCTCGCGGTGGGTGGCCGCATCGTCGTGGAGGCCTACCACTCCCTCGAGGACCGCCTCGTCAAGCGCGAACTCGCCCGCGGCGCACTCAGCAGCGCACCGCGGGAGTGGCCGATCGAGCCACCCACCCATCGCCCCTACCTGGAGCTGCTGGTGCGGGGCGCCGAGAAGGCCGATGACGCCGAGGTCGCCCGCAACCCGCGATCGGCGTCCGTGCGCCTGCGCGCCGCCGAACGCATCCGTCCCACCCCCGATCACATGAAGAGCGACCCGAGGAGGCAGTCATGA
- a CDS encoding proteasome assembly chaperone family protein, with protein sequence MDPQQLYRWDLAGRPGAEPRPESEGAHLAEEAPAPSAQSDTPPAGAPDVVAGVVGGIEDVGRRPGSVEEISATVMVHALRGSVDAGHAGALVAHHLLESHPTTRVLTFDMDGLMDYRSRRPSMTFEKGAFTDYSEPALVLDLVGTPSGDLLLLHGPEPDLHWEAFTRAVRDITTTLGVTTTVGVHGIPMGVPHTRPISVTSHATSPHLIEAEPDVFGTVQVPGSAASLLEYRFGQWGKDALGYAVHVPHYLAQSEYPAAAVELLRRVSAVSGVDLDTRALEESAASVLAEITKQIEDSSEVAAVVQALENQYDAFVQAQGRSLLDPGEMPSADELGAQFEAFLAEVDRKGDEG encoded by the coding sequence ATGGATCCGCAGCAGTTGTACCGGTGGGACCTCGCGGGGCGCCCGGGCGCCGAGCCACGGCCGGAGTCCGAGGGCGCGCACCTGGCCGAGGAGGCGCCGGCGCCATCGGCCCAGTCGGACACCCCGCCCGCGGGCGCGCCGGACGTGGTGGCGGGAGTCGTGGGCGGCATCGAGGACGTGGGGCGCCGCCCTGGCAGCGTGGAGGAGATCAGCGCCACCGTGATGGTGCACGCTCTGCGGGGCTCGGTGGACGCCGGCCACGCCGGGGCCCTGGTGGCCCATCACCTCCTGGAGTCCCATCCCACGACCCGGGTGCTGACCTTCGACATGGACGGGCTGATGGACTACCGCTCGCGGCGCCCGAGCATGACCTTCGAGAAGGGTGCCTTCACGGACTACTCCGAACCGGCCCTCGTGCTGGACCTGGTCGGCACACCCTCGGGGGATCTGCTCCTGCTGCACGGTCCGGAGCCGGACCTGCACTGGGAGGCATTCACCCGAGCCGTGCGCGACATCACCACCACCTTGGGCGTGACCACCACCGTGGGGGTCCACGGCATCCCGATGGGGGTACCGCACACCCGCCCGATCTCGGTGACCTCCCACGCGACCTCACCCCACCTGATCGAGGCCGAGCCCGACGTGTTCGGCACGGTGCAGGTGCCGGGAAGCGCCGCCTCGCTGCTGGAGTACCGGTTCGGCCAGTGGGGGAAGGACGCACTCGGCTACGCCGTCCACGTGCCGCACTATCTCGCGCAGAGCGAGTACCCCGCGGCAGCGGTGGAGTTGTTGCGGCGGGTCTCGGCGGTCTCGGGCGTGGACCTGGACACCCGTGCCCTGGAGGAGTCCGCGGCGTCGGTGCTGGCAGAGATCACGAAGCAGATCGAGGACTCCTCGGAGGTAGCGGCCGTGGTGCAGGCGCTGGAGAACCAGTACGACGCGTTCGTGCAGGCCCAGGGTCGCAGCCTGCTGGACCCGGGCGAGATGCCCAGCGCAGACGAGCTCGGGGCGCAGTTCGAGGCGTTTCTGGCCGAGGTGGACCGAAAGGGCGACGAGGGGTGA
- a CDS encoding spermidine synthase, whose protein sequence is MRRRSLPGSLPLDPVEIDTGTLELLPDPDRPSAFMVYVNGVESSFVDLEDPGHLEFEYMQQMRLAIRERLREKPASRILHLGGAACAFARALATEEPRSRQVVVELDGELARLAREWFDVPRSPLVRIRVDEARAAVSAMREDAVDIIIRDAFAGARVPRSLTTSGFLGEVRRVLQPGGLYLGNLVDSPPLPVARREVATALATFRHVMLAVEPPILKGRRFGNLVVLASDAPIDSQRLQRDLLALPAPVRLLEGRACREFAGTALPLQDEPDPLALPEEFVAESPSDHRTGTR, encoded by the coding sequence GTGAGACGCCGTTCGCTGCCCGGCTCCCTTCCGCTCGATCCCGTCGAGATCGACACCGGCACGCTCGAACTCCTCCCGGATCCGGACCGCCCCAGCGCCTTCATGGTGTACGTCAACGGGGTGGAGTCCAGCTTCGTCGACCTCGAGGATCCAGGGCACCTGGAGTTCGAGTACATGCAGCAGATGCGCCTGGCGATTCGCGAGCGCCTGCGGGAGAAGCCCGCCTCGCGCATCCTTCACCTGGGCGGTGCCGCGTGTGCGTTCGCCCGCGCGCTGGCCACGGAGGAGCCACGCTCACGCCAGGTGGTGGTCGAGCTCGACGGCGAACTGGCGCGGCTCGCACGCGAGTGGTTCGACGTCCCGCGCTCCCCACTGGTGCGAATCCGCGTGGACGAGGCCAGGGCCGCGGTCAGCGCCATGCGCGAGGACGCGGTCGACATCATCATCCGGGACGCGTTCGCCGGGGCTCGCGTGCCGCGGTCCCTGACGACGAGCGGGTTCCTCGGCGAGGTGCGTCGGGTGCTGCAGCCCGGGGGCCTCTACCTGGGCAACCTCGTGGACTCCCCACCGTTGCCAGTCGCACGGCGGGAGGTCGCGACCGCCCTGGCGACCTTCCGGCACGTCATGCTCGCGGTGGAGCCCCCGATCCTCAAGGGCCGGCGGTTCGGGAACCTGGTCGTCCTGGCATCCGACGCCCCCATCGACTCCCAGCGCCTGCAGCGTGACCTGCTCGCACTGCCCGCCCCGGTTCGGCTGCTCGAGGGCAGGGCGTGCCGCGAGTTCGCCGGAACGGCGCTCCCGCTCCAGGACGAGCCGGATCCCCTGGCGCTCCCCGAGGAGTTCGTGGCCGAGTCGCCCTCGGACCACCGCACCGGCACGAGGTAG
- a CDS encoding DUF3040 domain-containing protein, translated as MPLSEYEQRVLAQMEQQLSSDDPKLAQSFAGKGRQTSRVVLGVLGLAAGLGVLLVGVSQHWTWLGLVGFLLMFAGALIALSSGGRGKGVTKGGEAAPAAKAQRSSFMTKLDERWDRRRDEGR; from the coding sequence ATGCCGCTTTCGGAGTACGAGCAGCGAGTGCTCGCTCAGATGGAGCAGCAGCTCAGTTCTGACGACCCCAAGCTTGCGCAGAGTTTCGCGGGCAAGGGTCGCCAGACCTCACGCGTGGTGCTGGGGGTGCTGGGGCTCGCTGCGGGTCTTGGCGTGCTGCTGGTGGGGGTGTCCCAGCACTGGACCTGGCTGGGGCTCGTGGGATTCCTGTTGATGTTCGCCGGGGCGCTGATCGCGCTGTCGTCCGGTGGCCGCGGCAAGGGTGTCACCAAGGGCGGTGAGGCCGCGCCTGCCGCCAAGGCCCAGCGCAGTAGTTTCATGACCAAGTTGGACGAGCGGTGGGATCGCCGTCGCGACGAGGGTCGCTGA
- a CDS encoding UDP-N-acetylmuramoyl-L-alanyl-D-glutamate--2,6-diaminopimelate ligase, whose translation MTTTPTHPRPADLPPRALSDLADAHALVRDERSPSPQGVQVSGVTLATASAHPGDLFVAVPGLRSHGARYADQARHAGVVAIVTDQAGADLIAQDGGLAIPVLCHPEPRAIAAALAADVYREPWREMTTTGVTGTNGKTTTTFLLAEILANLGRRAGLIGTVETRVGGVAEPSRLTTPEAPDVIGMLAAMRAAGDTDLVMEVSSHAIALHRVDALPFDVVGFTHLTADHLDFHGDLESYFGVKAQLFTPAHARRGVVCVDEEWGRRLAAEATIPVVTLATLEHPDATGSDGAIDPDWRVAERSLRDQGSRFALLGPRGERIEVDLSLPGDFNVSNAALAVVLALTAGADLEAVRGAAAHLTGGVPGRMEVVGTSPRCVVDFAHNADALTRAIRTLRQTTAGRLWVVFGATGDRDPSKREEMGRTAAREADVVVVTDDDPHGEDAARIRAAVLRGARGEAESDAARAAQVLEIAPRAAAIEHAVIQAAPEDTVLIAGRGHETIQEVAGVDLDLDDRHEVRVALTRRKGPDA comes from the coding sequence GTGACCACGACCCCGACGCATCCCAGGCCGGCTGACCTCCCTCCCCGGGCGCTGAGCGACCTGGCCGACGCGCACGCCCTCGTGCGTGATGAGCGCAGCCCGTCGCCGCAGGGCGTGCAGGTGAGCGGCGTGACCCTCGCCACGGCCTCGGCGCACCCGGGTGATCTGTTCGTGGCGGTGCCGGGCTTGCGTTCCCACGGCGCCCGGTACGCCGACCAGGCCCGGCACGCGGGCGTCGTCGCGATCGTCACCGACCAGGCCGGTGCCGACCTCATCGCGCAGGACGGCGGGCTCGCGATCCCCGTGCTGTGTCACCCCGAACCGCGCGCCATCGCCGCGGCCCTGGCCGCGGATGTGTATCGCGAGCCGTGGCGGGAGATGACGACCACGGGGGTGACGGGGACCAACGGCAAGACCACCACCACCTTCCTGCTCGCGGAGATCCTCGCGAACCTCGGGCGGCGCGCGGGTCTGATCGGCACGGTGGAGACCCGGGTGGGCGGTGTGGCGGAGCCCTCGCGGCTGACCACACCGGAGGCGCCCGATGTGATCGGGATGCTCGCGGCCATGCGGGCGGCGGGCGACACCGACCTGGTGATGGAGGTCTCCTCCCACGCCATTGCGCTGCACCGGGTGGACGCCCTGCCGTTCGACGTCGTCGGGTTCACCCACCTGACCGCCGACCACCTGGACTTCCACGGTGACCTGGAGAGCTACTTCGGTGTGAAGGCGCAGCTGTTCACCCCGGCGCACGCGCGGCGCGGCGTGGTCTGCGTGGACGAGGAGTGGGGACGGCGACTGGCGGCCGAGGCGACCATCCCGGTGGTCACGCTCGCCACGCTCGAGCACCCGGACGCGACCGGCTCCGATGGCGCGATCGACCCGGACTGGCGGGTGGCCGAGCGGTCGCTGCGGGACCAGGGCTCCCGTTTCGCCCTGCTGGGCCCTCGTGGCGAGCGGATCGAGGTGGACCTCAGCCTGCCGGGCGACTTCAACGTGTCCAACGCCGCGCTCGCGGTGGTGCTCGCGCTGACCGCCGGTGCGGACCTCGAGGCGGTCCGTGGGGCTGCGGCGCACCTGACGGGTGGCGTTCCCGGCCGCATGGAGGTGGTCGGCACCAGCCCCCGGTGCGTGGTGGACTTCGCGCACAACGCCGATGCTCTCACCCGCGCGATCCGCACCCTGCGCCAGACCACGGCCGGTCGGCTGTGGGTGGTCTTCGGCGCCACGGGAGACCGCGACCCGAGCAAGCGCGAGGAGATGGGCCGCACGGCTGCGCGTGAGGCGGACGTCGTGGTGGTGACCGACGACGATCCGCACGGTGAGGACGCCGCGCGCATCCGCGCCGCGGTGCTGCGGGGCGCTCGCGGCGAGGCCGAGTCGGATGCGGCTCGGGCGGCGCAGGTCCTGGAGATCGCGCCCCGGGCCGCGGCGATCGAGCATGCCGTGATCCAGGCTGCGCCCGAGGACACCGTGCTGATCGCGGGACGCGGGCACGAGACGATCCAGGAGGTCGCGGGGGTGGATCTCGACCTCGACGATCGTCATGAGGTGCGGGTGGCACTGACCCGCAGGAAGGGACCCGACGCGTGA
- the dinB gene encoding DNA polymerase IV → MPETPWGSDDAGAPILHLDMDAFFASVELIERPELRGRPVIVGGGERGVVLAATYEARAFGIRSGMPMATARARCRQAIVVQPRREAYRRASARVMGVLADVTPELEQLSVDEAFLDVSGARRRLGSPLEIARALRERIRRELGLVASVGLAASPVVAKIASARAKPDGVLLVPAEATVPFLHSLEVTSLWGVGEATRRALAELGVRTVEELAHTPREMLTSRLGRAQGMRLHALAWGQDDRRLVTSRVERSISSEHTFPRDLRDLEGVARTVLQQSHEVARRLREGGLLAQGVTVKVRAGDFTTLTRSRRLEVATDVATQVHAAARALLASVGMPPSGVRLVGVRADDLVPARGHAVQGALGEDPVAHRDVEAVLDGLSRRFGAGSAGPASLLSRSGTSTARGDIS, encoded by the coding sequence GTGCCCGAGACGCCGTGGGGCTCGGACGACGCCGGAGCCCCGATCCTTCACCTCGACATGGATGCGTTCTTCGCGTCCGTGGAGTTGATCGAGCGACCCGAGCTGCGAGGTCGGCCCGTGATCGTGGGCGGTGGGGAGCGTGGCGTGGTGCTCGCCGCGACCTATGAGGCGCGTGCCTTCGGTATCCGCTCCGGTATGCCGATGGCCACGGCTCGGGCGCGGTGCCGCCAGGCGATCGTCGTGCAGCCGCGCCGCGAGGCCTATCGTCGCGCCTCGGCTCGCGTCATGGGGGTCCTTGCCGATGTGACGCCCGAGCTCGAACAGCTCTCGGTGGACGAGGCATTCCTGGACGTCTCCGGCGCGCGCCGTCGTCTCGGGTCCCCGTTGGAGATCGCGCGAGCGCTGCGGGAGCGGATCAGGCGTGAGCTCGGGTTGGTGGCGTCGGTGGGGCTCGCGGCCTCACCTGTCGTCGCGAAGATCGCCTCGGCCCGGGCGAAGCCGGACGGTGTGCTCCTGGTCCCGGCCGAGGCGACCGTCCCGTTCCTGCACTCCCTGGAGGTCACCTCGCTGTGGGGGGTGGGTGAGGCGACCCGGCGCGCTCTGGCGGAACTCGGCGTGCGCACCGTGGAGGAACTGGCCCACACACCGCGGGAGATGCTCACCTCGAGGCTGGGAAGGGCACAGGGCATGCGCCTGCATGCGCTGGCCTGGGGGCAGGATGACCGCCGTCTGGTGACCTCGCGTGTGGAGCGTTCGATCTCCTCCGAGCACACCTTCCCCCGGGACCTGCGTGACCTGGAGGGCGTCGCACGAACGGTGCTGCAGCAGAGCCATGAGGTCGCGCGGCGGCTGCGCGAGGGTGGTCTGCTGGCGCAGGGCGTGACGGTGAAGGTGCGCGCCGGCGACTTCACCACGCTCACCCGCAGCCGCCGGCTGGAGGTGGCCACGGACGTGGCGACGCAGGTGCATGCCGCCGCGCGCGCCCTCCTGGCCTCGGTCGGGATGCCTCCCAGCGGGGTGCGCCTGGTCGGGGTGCGGGCCGATGACCTCGTACCCGCCCGTGGGCACGCGGTGCAGGGAGCGCTCGGGGAGGATCCCGTGGCGCATCGGGATGTTGAGGCGGTGTTGGACGGTTTGTCGCGTCGTTTCGGTGCCGGCTCAGCGGGGCCGGCAAGTCTGCTGTCCCGTTCGGGTACCAGCACGGCCCGTGGGGACATATCCTAG
- a CDS encoding cold-shock protein: MAQGTVKWFNAEKGYGFIAQDGGGADVFVHYSAIQSDGYRSLEEAQRVEFEITQGPKGPQAESVRPL, from the coding sequence ATGGCACAGGGAACCGTTAAGTGGTTCAACGCTGAGAAGGGATACGGGTTCATCGCCCAGGACGGCGGCGGGGCCGACGTCTTCGTCCACTACTCGGCAATCCAGTCGGATGGCTACCGCAGCCTCGAAGAGGCGCAGCGGGTCGAGTTCGAGATCACGCAGGGCCCCAAGGGCCCGCAGGCGGAGAGCGTTCGTCCTCTCTGA
- a CDS encoding peptidoglycan D,D-transpeptidase FtsI family protein has translation MSRSARGTAPRVGSPHTRQRAMLWGVLIVLALFGARLVQVQVIQSEALAAEARATRERTYTLAAQRGDIVDSTGVTFATSQIRYDVEVDQRQIPAFVVLDEDGEIASRGAVAAADLLAPLLDRDPHELGAQLTGDRGYLLLASEVTPEVRESIEALGINGLTTRESTTRVYPAGTTAGSIIGWLNADDEGAAGLEYSLNEQLTGTDGERTVEIGRRGEIIPSAAQSTTAAQDGLTVHTSINSDVQYQCQEVMDRYTKESQASWSAAVVVEVDTGRIIALCDSAQIDPNDPEGYATINSVQYSYEPGSTGKILTMAAALNEGVVTPETVFDIPYQFTTPNGQTFKDFAPHPDREMTAAGILAVSSNTGTVQIGDLMSDETRAEYMEAFGWHEPTGVELAGESGGLNMDPANWDGRTRYATMFGQGIGVNLLQNVGVIATLANDGVRMPLHLVDGYSGSDGVLEPAEIAEGVEVVTPQTAQEMVTILEGVVANDGATGTKAAVPGYRVAGKTGTAEVPDDTGALTETAASFVGTIPADDPKLAIGVVVYRAQINEYGGLVAAPAFNEIASFAVERLGIAPSASDAELYPVYGADDPYLDETDG, from the coding sequence ATGAGCCGCAGCGCCAGAGGTACCGCACCCCGCGTCGGCTCCCCGCACACCCGCCAGCGCGCGATGCTCTGGGGCGTGCTGATCGTGCTCGCGCTCTTCGGCGCCCGGCTCGTGCAGGTGCAGGTGATCCAGAGCGAGGCGCTCGCCGCCGAGGCCCGCGCGACCCGCGAGCGCACCTACACCCTGGCGGCGCAGCGCGGCGACATCGTGGACTCGACCGGCGTGACCTTCGCGACCTCCCAGATCCGCTACGACGTCGAGGTGGACCAGCGCCAGATCCCCGCCTTCGTGGTGCTCGATGAGGACGGCGAGATCGCCTCGCGCGGTGCCGTCGCGGCGGCCGATCTCCTGGCGCCCCTGTTGGACCGCGACCCGCACGAGCTCGGTGCGCAACTGACGGGGGACCGCGGCTACCTGCTGCTGGCCTCCGAGGTCACGCCGGAGGTGCGCGAGAGCATCGAGGCGCTCGGCATCAACGGCCTGACCACGCGTGAGTCGACCACCCGGGTCTATCCGGCGGGTACCACGGCCGGCAGCATCATCGGGTGGCTCAACGCCGACGACGAGGGTGCGGCCGGCCTGGAGTACAGCCTGAACGAGCAACTCACCGGGACCGACGGCGAGCGCACGGTCGAGATCGGACGCCGCGGCGAGATCATCCCCTCGGCCGCACAGTCCACCACGGCAGCCCAGGACGGTCTGACCGTCCACACCTCCATCAACTCCGATGTGCAGTACCAGTGCCAGGAGGTCATGGACCGGTACACGAAGGAGTCGCAGGCGAGTTGGAGCGCGGCGGTCGTGGTCGAGGTCGACACGGGCCGCATCATCGCGCTGTGCGATTCCGCGCAGATCGACCCCAACGACCCGGAGGGCTACGCCACCATCAACTCCGTGCAGTACTCCTACGAACCGGGGTCGACGGGGAAGATCCTCACCATGGCCGCGGCGCTGAACGAGGGTGTGGTCACGCCGGAGACGGTGTTCGACATCCCGTACCAGTTCACCACCCCCAACGGGCAGACGTTCAAGGACTTCGCGCCGCACCCGGACCGGGAGATGACGGCGGCGGGCATCCTCGCGGTCTCCTCCAATACCGGGACCGTGCAGATCGGTGACCTGATGAGCGATGAGACCCGCGCCGAGTACATGGAGGCGTTCGGTTGGCACGAGCCGACCGGGGTGGAGCTCGCGGGGGAGTCCGGCGGGCTGAACATGGACCCCGCCAACTGGGACGGCCGTACCCGCTACGCCACGATGTTCGGTCAGGGCATCGGGGTGAACCTGCTGCAGAACGTCGGCGTGATCGCCACCCTCGCCAACGACGGCGTGCGCATGCCGCTGCACCTGGTGGACGGCTACTCCGGAAGCGACGGCGTGCTCGAACCCGCCGAGATCGCAGAGGGTGTGGAGGTGGTCACCCCGCAGACCGCGCAGGAGATGGTCACGATCCTCGAGGGTGTCGTCGCCAACGACGGCGCCACCGGGACCAAGGCGGCCGTCCCCGGCTACCGGGTGGCGGGGAAGACCGGCACCGCGGAGGTACCCGACGACACCGGCGCGCTCACCGAGACGGCCGCGAGTTTCGTCGGGACCATCCCCGCGGACGACCCGAAGTTGGCCATCGGTGTGGTCGTCTACCGTGCCCAGATCAACGAGTACGGCGGGCTCGTCGCGGCCCCCGCGTTCAACGAGATCGCGAGTTTCGCCGTCGAACGCCTCGGGATCGCGCCGTCCGCCTCCGACGCCGAGTTGTATCCGGTCTACGGCGCGGACGATCCCTATCTCGACGAGACCGACGGGTAG